ACTTCTGCTGGGCTTCGGACTACCCCCACCGGGACGGGATCTGGCCCGACTCCCAGGAGTTCATCCAGCAAACCATGGGCGGGTTGAGCGACAAGATGCGCCAGCGCCTTACCGCCGACAACGTGACGCGGCTGTACAACATCCAGTAGGCGACGGGTTGCGTCAGTCCCGCGGAACAGACTGGGTCAACACGTTGCCGGGACAAGAAGAGCCACCAACGCCCCGAATCGTCATTCCCGCGGAAGCGGGAAGGTGGATTCCCGCTTCCGCGGGAATGACGATTCGGGGCGTTGGTGGCTCTTCCATGGTCGGGCGGGGTTTTGACACAGCCTGGGAAGGCGGAATCCAGGGGTGGTGGAGTGGCGGCTACAGGATCCTGATTTTGCCGCGGTTGTAGACCGCCACGGACGCGCTTGACGCGTGGCTGTCGGGGTACTCCTCGGCGTCGAGACTCCACACCATGGTGTCCCGCAGGCGCCCCTCGGCGTCTGTCTTGTTGCCGTAGAGCGTGGCGCGGTGGACGTAGCCGAGCTTGTCGGCCACTCGCGCGCTGGGCCTGTTGCGCGGGTCGCAGCGGATCTCGAGCCGCTCGACACGGTTGACCTCGAAGGCCACCCGCGTGAGCGCGGCGGCGGACTCGGTGGCCAGCCCCTTGTTGGCGTGGGCGCGGCCGATCCAGTAGCCGATCTCGCGCGCGTCCTTGCTCTCGCGGGTGTGCAGGCCGGTGCCGCCGATGATGCGCAGGCCGTCCGGGGCGAAGATGCCGTAGACGAATTCCCGCCGCGAGAGGAAGTCGTCCCGGAAGTGCCGCAGCCGTTCCGTCTTCATCTCCAGCGACTCCGGTTCCTGCTGCGCCCAGTCCATCCACGGGCGCAGGTATTCCAGGTTTTCGTTGATCTCCCGCTGCAACAGGTTGGCGTCCGTCGGATGCCAGCAGCGGAGGATCAGACGCGGCGTGTGGATGCTGTATGCCAGTCCCGGAGAATGAGCCATGGGCCGAGTCGCCGCCGGGTGGAGGCGCCCCGACCCGAAGCTCTTCCCCTCGTTCCCGGAGCGCGGAGTCCCGCTACTTCTTGGGCGCAAAGGTCTTCTTGATGGTAGCCAGCAGCTCGGGCTGCAGACCGGCGACGCCGGCCACGAGCTTGTCCACGTCCTCCCCGGAGACCGGAGTGATGGGGAACCTGGACTTCTTGGCTTCCGCCAGAAGCTCGGGATCCTTCATGGCCGCGTCGAACGCGCGCCGCAGCACCATCAGCCGGTCCTTGGGAGTTCCCGGAGGCAGCGAGTACGGCCGGTTGAGAGCGCCGCCGATGTCGCGGATCACGATGTTCATCACCTGCCGTCCCACGTCGGACTTGATCACGTCGTTGGTGACGGGAATGCCGGCGAGCTCCGAGTGGGGCTCGTCCACGAACTGTGCCAGCACGCGCACGTCACCGCTGGCGAGCTGCGAGGCCCAAGGGTTCTTGAGCCCTTCCCAGCTCGCGCACACGCCCGCGACCTCGCCCTTCTCCGCGGCCACCCGCACCGGCGCCGTGCCGCCGTAGCCCTCGATGAGCCTCATGGGCAGGTCCGTGTGGGCGATGAGGATGCGCGGGATGTCCCACAAGGTAGAGCCCGGCTGGCTGCCGCCGAACTTGACCGGCTGTTTGGCGGCGCGCCACGTGGCCATGTCGGTCACGCCGCTCGTCTTGTGCGTCATGCATACGTTGGTGATCCGTACGGGCGCGCCGACCCAGCCCATCTTGGCCGCGTCGAATCGAACCTTCTTGTTGCCCAGGTACTGCTGCAGGATCAGCCCGCCGACCCAATGACCGATGGTAAGACCGTCGGGCTTGGCCTTGGCGTACATGAAGTTGGCGGTGATGAGGCCGCCGGCCCCCGGCCGGTTCTGCACGACGACCGTGGGATTGCCCGGAATGTGCCGCGGCAAGTGGCGCGCCAGAAGGCGCGAGTACGCGTCGAAGCCGCCGCCGGGCGAATAGCCGACCATGATGCGCACGGTCTTGCCCGCGTAGAAATTGTCCGCGGCATGGGCCGCGATCCCGGACAGGGCCAGAGCCAAGAGCACGGCGAACGTTGAGAGCACGATCTTCCTGGTCATGAGGGCCTCCCGTGTCGTCTGGTGGTTGAACGGATGGGGCTACGCTTTTTCCCTTATAACACTTCAAACCCGCGCCGCCACCCAGTCGTGCATGAACGGGAAGATCTCGGCGTGGTTGTCGTAGGAGCAGTGGACGGCGCCGGGCTCGCCCGTGCGGAGGAAGCGCAGCTCCTTCTCGCACCGGGCCTCCTCGTAGGTCTGATGGGCGCAGCGGGGGTCGGTGATGATGTCGTCCTCGCCGTGGAGGATGAGCAGCGGGCATTCGACCTTCTCGATGCTGCCGGCGAGGGTGAACCGGCTCAGGCGGCGGCGCACCTCGTCTTCGCTGTCCGATCCGGTGATCCAGCGGAACTGTCCCCGCAGCGGCTCGTAGTACTCGTAGATGTCGCGGTAGCAGTCGTAGGGGCCGAAGTGGGAAACGCAGCACCGGACGCGCTTCTCGTAGGCGGCGGCGCGGGTGACGTAGTAGCCGCCCATGCTCATGCCCATGAGGGCGACGCGGTTCATGTCGACGTCGCCGCGGACTTCGAGGTAGTCCACCATGGCCGTGATCGGCCGCTCGAAGTCGGGGATGGCCAGGCTGTTGCGCAGCCGGAGCATGCCGCCGCGTCCGGGACCGTCGACGATGAGCAGGGCGAGGCCGCGCTTGGCCGCCTCTGGGCCGCCGACGAAGTAGACCTCCTCGGCGGTGGAGTCGGCGCCGCCGGTGAAGATCAGCACGGGGGGCTTCTCACCGGCCGAGGCCGGGGCGTGGAAGAAGTAGCCGGGCATGGCGGTGTCCTCGTAGGGCACCTCCACGCGCTCGATGCCGGGCGACAGCGCCGCGGCCGCCTGGAAGCTGTCGGCGGACTTGCGGTAGGTGGGGACCTTTCGGTCGTCGGTGAAGGGCAGCAGGAATTCGGCCACCCGGTAGTAGTTGGAGGCCCGGAGGAAGGCCTTGATGGCGCTCTCGGGATGGCCGGCGGCTTGTTGTTCGCGGCCGTGGGCGGCGACCCGTTCAGCGGTCTCGAGCCACTCGGCGTGCCAGCTCTCGACGTCGCCCGGCTTGATGCGCTGCGTGGTGCGGTGGATATCGTTGAACTCGCCGCCGCCGTAGTAGCTCTCGGCCAGCAGCCGGATGCACGCGAAGGACCAGCTTCGGTTCCCCGGGAAGAATTCGAACATGGCCCCTCGCGTCGTTCCGGCGCCGCGGTTTCAGACTAGCGGCAAACGCCTATTGATAAAGCTTCTGAATGCGCGCCTTCCACTGCGCACCGTTCTTGCTCACCTCGCGCGCGATGATCTGCGGCGCCGGGTCGAAGAACTTGACGCCCGTCAATTCCTTCTTGAGGGCGTCCAGCGGCTCCACGGTCTTGTCGGCGACGAGCAGGCCTTCATCCCTGAAGATGTTCTGGCCCTCGGTGCTCACCAGGAAATCGACGAACAGCTTGGCCGCGTTGGGATGGGGCGCGTTCTTGTGGATCGCCGCCATGTTGGGCCACCAGATGGCCGGCTCCCGGAAGGTGGAGTAACCGAGGTCGGGATAACTCCGCCCGAACGTGTAAGGCGTGTAGGGCAACGTGAAGATACCCAGCGAGAACTCCTTGAGTCCTACCGCCGCGTGGAGCTGGCCCCACTTGGGCTCGTACCGTGCGACGTTGGCCTTGAACTTGGTCCAGTAGTCGGCCCACTTTTCCTCGTTCTCGCCGAACCAAGCGTAGAAGGAAGCGATGTGCACGAGATAGTTGGAGCCCAGCCATGGCGTTCGGGAGATGATCTTCCCCTTGTACTCGGGCTTGATCAGATCCTGGATGCTCCGTGGCGCCTTGTCCGGCGGCACCAGGCTCTTGTTGTAGGAGGCTCCCACCACGTGGTTGAAGAGCGGGATCTGGTTCCACTCCTTCGGGAGCGGCTCCATGACGTGGGCCACTCTCTCGTACCCCGCGGGCTTGTAGGGCTGGGTCCAGTGGTTGAGCCCGCTCAGCGGACCGGGCGAGGTGGCGAAGACGTCGATGGCGAATATGCCCGCTTGCGATTCCTGGCTCACCTTGCGGAGAATGTCCGGCGCGCCGACGTAGGTCCCCTCCACCGTGATGCCGTACTTCTTCTCGAAGGTTTGGGCGGCCTTCTTGTAGCTGGAGAAGATGATGACCCGCAGCTTGCCTTCCTTCTTGGCCGCGGCCACCAGTTCGGCGCTTGAAGCCAGCGCCATGCCGGAA
The sequence above is a segment of the Deltaproteobacteria bacterium genome. Coding sequences within it:
- a CDS encoding prolyl oligopeptidase family serine peptidase; the encoded protein is MFEFFPGNRSWSFACIRLLAESYYGGGEFNDIHRTTQRIKPGDVESWHAEWLETAERVAAHGREQQAAGHPESAIKAFLRASNYYRVAEFLLPFTDDRKVPTYRKSADSFQAAAALSPGIERVEVPYEDTAMPGYFFHAPASAGEKPPVLIFTGGADSTAEEVYFVGGPEAAKRGLALLIVDGPGRGGMLRLRNSLAIPDFERPITAMVDYLEVRGDVDMNRVALMGMSMGGYYVTRAAAYEKRVRCCVSHFGPYDCYRDIYEYYEPLRGQFRWITGSDSEDEVRRRLSRFTLAGSIEKVECPLLILHGEDDIITDPRCAHQTYEEARCEKELRFLRTGEPGAVHCSYDNHAEIFPFMHDWVAARV
- a CDS encoding extracellular solute-binding protein, yielding MRSLIAKALAFSLGAALCFSGMALASSAELVAAAKKEGKLRVIIFSSYKKAAQTFEKKYGITVEGTYVGAPDILRKVSQESQAGIFAIDVFATSPGPLSGLNHWTQPYKPAGYERVAHVMEPLPKEWNQIPLFNHVVGASYNKSLVPPDKAPRSIQDLIKPEYKGKIISRTPWLGSNYLVHIASFYAWFGENEEKWADYWTKFKANVARYEPKWGQLHAAVGLKEFSLGIFTLPYTPYTFGRSYPDLGYSTFREPAIWWPNMAAIHKNAPHPNAAKLFVDFLVSTEGQNIFRDEGLLVADKTVEPLDALKKELTGVKFFDPAPQIIAREVSKNGAQWKARIQKLYQ
- a CDS encoding GNAT family protein yields the protein MAHSPGLAYSIHTPRLILRCWHPTDANLLQREINENLEYLRPWMDWAQQEPESLEMKTERLRHFRDDFLSRREFVYGIFAPDGLRIIGGTGLHTRESKDAREIGYWIGRAHANKGLATESAAALTRVAFEVNRVERLEIRCDPRNRPSARVADKLGYVHRATLYGNKTDAEGRLRDTMVWSLDAEEYPDSHASSASVAVYNRGKIRIL
- a CDS encoding tripartite tricarboxylate transporter substrate-binding protein, yielding MTRKIVLSTFAVLLALALSGIAAHAADNFYAGKTVRIMVGYSPGGGFDAYSRLLARHLPRHIPGNPTVVVQNRPGAGGLITANFMYAKAKPDGLTIGHWVGGLILQQYLGNKKVRFDAAKMGWVGAPVRITNVCMTHKTSGVTDMATWRAAKQPVKFGGSQPGSTLWDIPRILIAHTDLPMRLIEGYGGTAPVRVAAEKGEVAGVCASWEGLKNPWASQLASGDVRVLAQFVDEPHSELAGIPVTNDVIKSDVGRQVMNIVIRDIGGALNRPYSLPPGTPKDRLMVLRRAFDAAMKDPELLAEAKKSRFPITPVSGEDVDKLVAGVAGLQPELLATIKKTFAPKK